The Pseudomonadota bacterium region GCGACGCCGAGGTCGTCAGCGTCGGCATCGTGCACCCCGACGGCGAGCCGCTCGTGGTGCGGGGCGAGGCGATCCCCCGCCTGGCGGATCCGGCGGGAGATCTGTCCCTCACGCGCAGCGGGCACCGCATCGTCGCGGTGGTGCCGTTCGAGGTGACCTCCGGCTGCATGGCGCCCGGCTCCTGCAACTGCGCCCCCGGCGCGTGCAACTGCGGCGGCCGGGAGCAATGGGATCTTCCGCCCGGCCCGTACCGCCTGGCGCTCGTCATGGAGATGGAGTCCGCCGCGCGCGTGCGCACGCCGCTCGTCGCGGTGGCCGGGGTCGGGGTCGCCGTGCTCCTGGGGCTGCTCGTGGCGACCATGCTGCTCGCCCGCTCCATCGCCGCGCGCGGTCAGCTCCTGCGAAACGTGGCGCTCGAGCAGCAGCGGCGCCGGAGCCTCGAGTCGCTCGGTCTCGTCGCGGCCGGCCTCGCGCACGAGATCCGCAACCCGCTCGGCGCGATCCGCGGCTACGCCCAGCTGCTGCACGAGCAGGCGACGGACGAGGAGTCTCGGAGGCGCGCGGGGCTGATGCTGCCGGATCTCGATAGGGTCGCCGAACGGCTCGAGGAGTTCCTCGGCTTCGCCCGCAAGCGCAAGCAGGCCGTCGCACCCGTCGACCTCGCCGCGCTCGCGGCCGAGGTGGTGATCCTCTTCGCGCCGGACGCGGACGCCGCCGGGACGTCGCTGGTCGCCGAGCGCTCGGCCGAGCCGCCGATCGTGGAGGGCGACGCCGCCGAGCTCAAGGAGCTGGTCACCAACCTCGTGCTCAACGCCCTGCAGGCGCGCAGCGGCGGCGGCAAGGTGACGGTTCGCGCGGCGCGGACC contains the following coding sequences:
- a CDS encoding ATP-binding protein; its protein translation is MKGKTGILTALLAVLGIGLGALIAILARSAITQVERASEEKAATLARTVVSAIEGVIRHGPDQEGRIYSILEEVSRDAEVVSVGIVHPDGEPLVVRGEAIPRLADPAGDLSLTRSGHRIVAVVPFEVTSGCMAPGSCNCAPGACNCGGREQWDLPPGPYRLALVMEMESAARVRTPLVAVAGVGVAVLLGLLVATMLLARSIAARGQLLRNVALEQQRRRSLESLGLVAAGLAHEIRNPLGAIRGYAQLLHEQATDEESRRRAGLMLPDLDRVAERLEEFLGFARKRKQAVAPVDLAALAAEVVILFAPDADAAGTSLVAERSAEPPIVEGDAAELKELVTNLVLNALQARSGGGKVTVRAARTSTGAELTVSDDGPGIRPEDLPRLFEPYFTTKDRGSGLGLAISRRIAEDHGAVLTLENAPGRGAVARLGFEQGAAR